A genome region from Acidobacteriota bacterium includes the following:
- a CDS encoding FAD-dependent oxidoreductase, whose protein sequence is EEWMRGFFGEGIAEHLMMPYARKIWTVEPSTMDFNWIGRRVPTPNVERIIAGALTSEVDQVGATSHFWYPRYGGIEPLPKALGERLHNLHLERTVERIELPQRQVVFADGEVVPFERAVMTFPLCFLPRFVTGLPPEVERAANSLSYQGIYCVNVGVKRPNISDKHWVYFYEDVFPFHRLSFPGTFSPDTVPEGCSSIATEVAFSEHRPLDEESAVEKTLEALRAAKILHPDDEIDLVHTERILPAYVIYDLQHGRNVGIIRDWLREQGIWTAGRFGEWQYFNMDHSMRSGKQAAEEILALG, encoded by the coding sequence CGAGGAGTGGATGCGCGGCTTCTTCGGCGAGGGCATCGCCGAGCATTTGATGATGCCCTATGCGCGCAAGATCTGGACCGTCGAGCCCTCTACCATGGATTTCAACTGGATCGGCCGCCGGGTACCCACTCCCAACGTCGAGCGCATCATCGCCGGGGCGCTGACCTCGGAAGTGGATCAGGTGGGGGCCACCTCGCATTTCTGGTATCCCCGCTACGGCGGTATCGAGCCCCTGCCCAAGGCGCTGGGGGAGCGGCTCCACAACCTCCATCTCGAACGCACCGTGGAGCGCATCGAGCTGCCCCAGCGGCAGGTGGTCTTCGCCGATGGAGAGGTGGTGCCCTTCGAGCGGGCGGTGATGACCTTCCCCCTCTGCTTCCTGCCGCGCTTCGTCACCGGCCTGCCGCCGGAGGTGGAGCGGGCCGCTAACTCGCTGTCCTACCAGGGGATCTACTGCGTCAATGTCGGGGTCAAGCGGCCGAATATCTCGGACAAGCATTGGGTCTATTTCTACGAGGACGTCTTCCCCTTCCACCGCCTGTCCTTCCCCGGCACCTTCAGTCCCGACACGGTGCCGGAGGGGTGCAGCTCCATCGCCACCGAGGTGGCGTTTTCGGAGCACCGGCCCCTGGACGAGGAGAGCGCGGTGGAGAAGACCCTGGAGGCGCTACGGGCGGCGAAGATCCTGCATCCGGACGACGAGATCGACCTGGTGCACACCGAGCGCATTCTGCCCGCCTACGTGATCTACGATCTGCAGCACGGGCGCAACGTCGGGATCATCCGCGACTGGCTGCGGGAGCAGGGCATCTGGACCGCCGGCCGCTTCGGCGAGTGGCAATACTTCAACATGGATCATTCCATGCGCAGTGGCAAGCAGGCGGCGGAAGAGATCTTGGCTCTTGGATAA